The nucleotide sequence CCAACCTGGGCATCGCGCTGCTTCTCGTGATGGGCTACTATTTTCTGACCGTCATCGTGTCGTGGTTGGAGAACAGTCCCGAGTTGCGCCCCGATCTTCTGATGTGGGGGCCGGCGGCGTTGTTTTTGTTGATCGGGCTCTGGCTGTTTCGCCGCGTCGACACGGTGCGATAGCGCGAAATATTACGGAATCGTCATCCGCTGATGCGCTTCACGTAACCTGCGTCTGGTATGGTGGATGGGGCCGGACGAACTCCTCGGACCGGCAGATCGAAACCACAACGCCTTACCGATACCCATGAAAACGTTTTCCTCCCTGTTGCTCATCCTACTGGTCTCGGCCGGCGTTTGTCTGGCAGACAGCGAAATGGCGGGTTCGATCGCAGTCCCGCGCCAGACCCCCAAATGGCAGTTGCCGGCCTTGGCTAAACTCTCGGCCACGGACGCGATTGAAGTCGCCCGGGCTGCGGAACCCGGAGCAGTGGTGGAAGTGAAGCTCAAGGTGGACGACCACTTCCTCATATACGAAGTGGAGATCGTGCGGGCCGACCACACGATGGTCGAGCTGGCGATCGATGCGGGCACCGGCGCGATCCTGGAAGTCGACGAAGACAACTAGACGGCTGTCGGCGCGGCGTGGACCCGAGGGATAGTGACCTCGAAACGAATCAGCCCTTCGGGATCGGGGACGAGTTCCACCTCGCCGCCATGGTCGCGAGCAATTTCGCGGCAAAGGCTGAGACCGAGGCCGCTGCCGCGGGACGCGTGCGATTGATCGACCTGGAAAAAGCGATCAAAAAGACGAGGCATCGCATCGGCGGGAATGGGGTTGCCGGTGTTGCGAATGATGAACTGCGCGTGGTCGCCCGACGCCTGCAGGGTGTAGTCAAGTCGACCGGCGTCCCGGTTATATTTAACGGCGTTGGCCAATAGGTTGAGCAGTAGGCGGCGGATCTGACTCGGGTCGCCGAGAATCATAAGATGGGGTTCGATGTTGGCGGTGACGGTGAGCTCCCGCTCCGCGCTGAGCAGGTCCACGTCTTCGGCCATCTCCCCCAGCATCGCGCTCAGATCGAAAGTGGTTTTCTCCGGGCTCGATCGGCCGGCGTCGAACC is from Synoicihabitans lomoniglobus and encodes:
- a CDS encoding PepSY domain-containing protein; this encodes MKTFSSLLLILLVSAGVCLADSEMAGSIAVPRQTPKWQLPALAKLSATDAIEVARAAEPGAVVEVKLKVDDHFLIYEVEIVRADHTMVELAIDAGTGAILEVDEDN